The following coding sequences lie in one Epinephelus moara isolate mb chromosome 17, YSFRI_EMoa_1.0, whole genome shotgun sequence genomic window:
- the rasl11a gene encoding ras-like protein family member 11A-like, translating to MRLTASDPAPGTMNSSSTGSGNFLLVPIPEYPLLDCVPNKTVKIVVLGASNVGKTALIVRFLTKRFIGDYEANTGALYSRKVTLDGEEVSLQIQDTPCVALQDDAEGLYCQEQINRSIYWADGYVLVFSITDHNSYRTIQPLYQHVRRIHPSGNIPVILVGNKNDLLRARQVPADEGETLAASLGGVYFEASARENHEGVHTAFLHLCQEVIRALGGGNGEKRRGGLHLARPKSPNMQELKRRFRQVLSSKVKSSTTL from the exons ATGCGGCTGACTGCCAGTGACCCTGCACCGGGAACcatgaacagcagcagcaccgggTCTGGCAACTTTCTGCTGGTGCCCATACCGGAATATCCCCTGCTGGACTGTGTGCCCAACAAGACGGTGAAGATTGTGGTGCTGGGGGCGAGCAACGTCGGGAAAACCG CTTTGATCGTCAGGTTTCTGACCAAGAGGTTCATCGGAGACTATGAAGCAAACACTG GAGCACTCTACTCCAGAAAGGTCACACTGGATGGGGAGGAAGTGTCGCTTCAGATCCAGGATACTCCCTGTGTCGCTCTCCAg GATGATGCTGAGGGTCTGTACTGCCAGGAGCAGATCAACAG GTCAATCTACTGGGCAGACGGTTATGTGCTGGTTTTCTCCATCACGGACCACAACAGCTACCGCACTATCCAGCCACTGTACCAACACGTCAGACGTATACACCCCTCTGGAAACATTCCTGTTATACTG GTTGGCAACAAGAACGACCTGCTCAGAGCCCGACAGGTGCCAGCGGACGAAGGCGAGACGTTAGCAGCTTCACTAG GAGGAGTTTACTTTGAGGCCTCGGCAAGAGAGAACCACGAGGGAGTCCACACCGCCTTTCTACATCTCTGTCAGGAG GTGATCCGGGCACTGGGAGGAGGCAACGGGGAGAAACGAAGAGGGGGCCTCCACCTGGCCAGACCCAAATCTCCCAACATGCAGGAGCTGAAGAGGAGGTTCAGGCAGGTCCTCTCCTCCAAAGTCAAGTCCTCAACAACTCTCTGA